The following coding sequences are from one Humulus lupulus chromosome X, drHumLupu1.1, whole genome shotgun sequence window:
- the LOC133806581 gene encoding uncharacterized protein LOC133806581: MLKPYFVFLSETLSSHSQLEVLRVRLGFCGNIVVEKIGRSGGLCLMWGDSVDVELIQFSKFHIDVFIHVVGSPSWHFTGLYGQPDARLRKDFWRFLGMLASSYDGPWLCGGDLNEIIVASEKDGATTRPNYLMRNFKQALSDCDLIDLGFSGPKFTWCNRHKDSTFTQSQFHYETAWEEDEECGNIVSSAWNSGVGYNFETLATKIANVATNLGRWNTTVFKRHHKDIKKKQKQLKSLDASLSATNLKDYVSLEKELDVLHYKEEKYWAPRSKQNWLKLVFWQDNLVGVFQDYFQSIFESGSPTYADMDPVLNAIVPKVTSRMNDQLTRPYTGEDVRKALFQMNPSKSPGKDGMSAGFYQKYWDTVGPEVSSICLHFLNEGGHIKGINSTLITLIQKIDDPKHASDFRPISLCNVLYKIIAKSMTNRLREILGLVIYDEQSAFLPGRLITDNSMIGFECVNHLKRCVKSKTGAFALKLDMSKAYDRVEWSFLCSLMRKLGFHEKLISLVLACISSVDYSFNLNGEILGKIIPGRGLRQGDPLSPFLFLICAEGLSALVQRDCVNGTLSGLSCGRIGPQVSHLLFAGDSLFFFKASVCACHRFKQLLNWYGKASGQLVNFSKSAMCFSSRISSGDAVDMASILGVLVVVFHEKYLGLPYYAGQSKKGLFQSLKDCIWNKLFSWKSRSFSAAGKEVLIKFFIQSIPAYSLNLFKLPASFIKEIHRLCARFWWGGNVDKQKLHWCTWERLCWHKSDGGMGFRDLALFNQALLAKQAARLYSNSDSLVAKVMKALYYPTSSVLTATSSKKSSLIWRSILWGKELFLSGARWLIKDENNVSVYHDRWIPRLNGDRSCSNNFLPEDAMVSSLLFPDGFYTVKSGYWQAIRLLRMDQASGPNGVLGLEISLHALWNCDRLSNFRHMVGNIMHVPPYTEMDIYEFLLNCLDSLSVTDFGKLIVCLWRIWYRRNIFVNEKTTLPDQMVIEWSLAFLDRHLNANGGSFHASESLRETLKVHRCEKPMEGVVKINYDAGLDHVAKKAGAGAVFRDFHGMVLASSTWSWDHLLDPTIAEALAVYHSILLCSRLGYHMVVIESDCAIVVRAINSHKIEHSYLGYIIRDILSYCNSFHSISFNFCPRMANGVAHSLAKFALSLSNDFIWWPGYPECINVVIQDDIT, translated from the exons ATGTTGAAGCCATACTTTGTTTTTCTGTCCGAAACTCTTAGCTCGCATTCTCAATTGGAAGTTCTTCGAGTTCGTCTTGGATTTTGTGGTAATATTGTTGTTGAGAAAATTGGTCGTAGCGGTGGTCTCTGTCTAATGTGGGGGGACTCTGTTGATGTTGAGCTTATCCAATTCTCTAAGTTTCATATTGACGTGTTCATCCATGTTGTTGGTTCCCCATCTTGGCATTTTACGGGGTTGTATGGTCAGCCTGATGCTAGGCTTAGGAAGGATTTCTGGCGTTTCTTGGGTATGTTGGCTTCGTCTTATGACGGTCCTTGGTTGTGCGGGGGTGATTTGAATGAAATTATTGTTGCTAGTGAGAAAGATGGTGCGACGACTAGGCCCAATTACCTCATGAGGAACTTCAAACAAGCTTTATCTGATTGTGATCTTATTGATTTGGGTTTCTCGGGCCCAAAGTTTACTTGGTGTAATCGGCACAAAGATAGCACGTTCACTCAG TCCCAGTTTCATTATGAGACTGCTTGGGAGGAAGATGAGGAATGTGGGAATATTGTTTCTTCGGCTTGGAATAGCGGTGTGGGGTATAACTTTGAGACTTTGGCTACTAAAATTGCTAATGTTGCCACTAATCTTGGTCGTTGGAACACTACTGTGTTTAAAAGGCATCATAAGGAtattaagaaaaaacaaaaacaattaaaaagTTTGGATGCTTCTCTCTCAGCTACTAATTTGAAAGATTATGTGTCTCTTGAGAAGGAATTGGATGTGCTTCATTACAAAGAAGAAAAATATTGGGCACCCCGCTCTAAGCAGAATTGGCTCAAGCTGG TGTTCTGGCAAGATAACCTCGTGGGAGTCTTTCAAGACTATTTCCAGTCTATTTTTGAGTCTGGTTCTCCCACTTATGCTGATATGGATCCTGTTCTTAATGCTATTGTTCCCAAGGTCACTTCTCGTATGAACGATCAACTGACTAGACCCTATACTGGCGAGGATGTGAGGAAGGCTCTTTTCCAAATGAATCCTTCTAAAAGTCCTGGCAAGGATGGTATGTCTGCAGGCTTCTATCAGAAGTATTGGGATACTGTTGGTCCTGAAGTTAGCTCTATTTGTCTCCATTTTTTGAATGAGGGTGGGCATATTAAAGGTATCAATTCTACTCTTATCACTCTTATCCAGAAAATTGATGATCCTAAACATGCTTCAGATTTTCGTCCTATTAGTTTGTGTAACGTGCTTTACAAGATTATTGCAAAATCTATGACTAATCGATTACGTGAGATTTTGGGTTTAGTGATTTATGATGAGCAGAGTGCCTTCCTCCCTGGACGTCTTATTACTGATAATTCCATGATTGGCTTTGAGTGTGTTAACCATCTGAAACGGTGTGTTAAAAGTAAAACCGGTGCTTTTGCTCTCAAGCTTGACATGTCTAAAGCCTATGATCGTGTTGAATGGAGTTTTTTATGTAGCCTTATGAGGAAACTGGGCTTTCATGAGAAATTGATCAGTTTAGTTCTGGCTTGTATTTCTTCGGTTGACTATTCTTTTAATCTGAATGGTGAAATATTGGGTAAAATTATTCCTGGCAGGGGTCTTCGACAAGGTGATCCTTTGTCACCCTTTCTATTTCTGATCTGTGCTGAAGGTTTGTCTGCTCTTGTACAGCGTGATTGTGTGAATGGCACACTCTCGGGTCTCTCTTGTGGGCGTATTGGTCCCCAGGTCTCCCATCTCCTTTTTGCTGGTGATAGCCTTTTCTTTTTCAAAGCATCAGTGTGTGCTTGTCACCGTTTTAAGCAGCTTCTGAATTGGTATGGTAAGGCTTCTGGTCAACTTGTGAATTTTTCTAAGTCTGCCATGTGTTTTAGTTCTCGGATTTCTTCTGGTGATGCTGTTGACATGGCCTCTATTCTTGGTGTTCTAGTGGTTGTTTTCCATGAGAAGTACCTTGGTCTTCCCTATTATGCTGGGCAGAGTAAGAAAGGTCTTTTTCAATCCCTCAAAGACTGTATTTGGAATAAATTGTTTAGCTGGAAATCTCGGTCCTTCTCTGCTGCTGGGAAAGAGGTGCTTATTAAATTTTTCATCCAATCTATCCCTGCTTATTCTTTGAACTTGTTTAAGCTGCCTGCTAGTTTCATTAAAGAAATTCATCGGCTCTGTGCTAGATTCTGGTGGGGTGGTAATGTGGATAAACAGAAATTACACTGGTGTACTTGGGAGAGACTTTGTTGGCACAAGTCGGATGGAGGAATGGGGTTCAGAGATCTTGCCTTGTTTAATCAAGCTTTGTTAGCTAAGCAGGCCGCAAGACTTTATTCTAATTCGGATTCTCTCGTTGCAAAGGTTATGAAAGCACTCTATTATCCTACTTCCTCAGTGCTTACTGCCACTAGCTCAAAAAAATCCTCTTTAATCTGGAGATCAATTTTATGGGGTAAAGAGCTTTTTCTCTCAGGGGCTAGGTGGCTTATCAAAGATGAAAATAATGTCTCTGTGTATCATGACCGTTGGATCCCCCGCCTGAATGGTGATAGGTCTTGTTCGAATAATTTTCTTCCTGAAGATGCAATGGTCTCTAGCCTTCTTTTTCCTGATG GTTTTTATACTGTCAAAAGTGGATATTGGCAGGCCATTCGTTTGTTGAGGATGGACCAGGCTTCAGGCCCTAATGGAGTTTTG GGTCTTGAGATTTCACTCCATGCTTTATGGAATTGTGATAGACTGAGTAACTTTAGACACATGGTTGGTAATATTATGCATGTTCCTCCTTACACTGAAATGGATATTTATGAGTTTTTGTTAAATTGCTTAGATTCTTTATCTGTAACTGACTTTGGAAAACTCATTGTGTGTTTATGGCGTATTTGGTATCGGCGTAATATATTTGTTAATGAGAAGACTACTCTTCCTGATCAGATGGTTATTGAATGGAGCTTGGCATTTCTAGATCGTCACTTGAATGCCAATGGTGGCTCTTTCCACGCCAGTGAGTCCTTGAGGGAAACTCTGAAAGTGCATCGTTGTGAGAAACCAATGGAGGGTGTTGTCAAAATTAATTATGATGCTGGCCTTGACCATGTTGCGAAGAAGGCAGGAGCTGGGGCGGTATTTCGTGACTTTCATGGCATGGTCCTTGCCTCTAGTACGTGGTCATGGGATCATTTATTGGACCCTACTATTGCTGAAGCCTTGGCGGTTTATCACAGTATTTTGTTGTGCTCAAGACTTGGGTATCATATGGTGGTCATTGAATCTGATTGTGCCATTGTGGTCCGTGCTATTAACAGTCACAAGATTGAGCATTCTTATCTAGGATATATTATTAGGGATATTCTTTCTTATTGTAATTCTTTTCATAGTATCTCCTTTAATTTTTGTCCTAGAATGGCCAATGGTGTTGCTCACTCCTTGGCTAAGTTTGCTTTATCTCTTTCTAATGATTTTATTTGGTGGCCTGGATACCCCGAGTGTATCAATGTTGTAATTCAGGATGACATTACTTGA